One window of the Thermodesulfobacteriota bacterium genome contains the following:
- a CDS encoding deoxyhypusine synthase family protein encodes MKNKKPKRIKVGFDVFDLEKRKKYIKKPVRPVTVEPRGDVSELLKRMGDTAFQGKNLSQAADVWEEMLRRRCTVFMGLAGAMVPAGMRNIIVHLIKKRYIDCLVSTGANLFHDIHETLGRFHWQGSHTVDDGELKDSGIDRMYDVYAIEEEFNSSDEYIYKFSMGLERRPYTTREYFYLLGRDLAKRRKTDGILTAAFEAGVHVYCPAIADSSIGIAVALADGRDYPLFDVIGDVKETAELASRARTSGVIFFGGGTPKNFIQQAEVTANMMGKPAPGHKYAIQVTADSPHWGGLSGCTFEEAQSWGKIAKKSRRVSVACDTTIALPIIATALAQRMRGFKRVLPKMDLKNSYRIKKRIWD; translated from the coding sequence ATGAAAAATAAGAAACCGAAACGCATAAAGGTCGGCTTCGACGTGTTCGACCTGGAGAAGAGAAAAAAGTACATAAAGAAGCCCGTAAGGCCCGTTACGGTCGAACCCCGGGGGGACGTATCCGAACTCTTGAAAAGGATGGGGGATACGGCCTTCCAGGGGAAGAACCTCTCACAGGCTGCCGACGTGTGGGAGGAGATGCTAAGGAGAAGGTGCACGGTATTCATGGGGCTCGCCGGCGCCATGGTCCCCGCGGGCATGAGGAACATTATCGTCCACCTCATAAAAAAAAGGTACATCGACTGCCTCGTCTCGACCGGGGCGAACCTCTTCCACGACATACACGAAACACTGGGACGGTTCCACTGGCAGGGGAGCCACACGGTGGACGACGGGGAGCTGAAGGACTCGGGCATAGACCGCATGTACGATGTCTATGCGATAGAGGAGGAGTTCAACTCTTCGGACGAGTACATCTATAAGTTTTCCATGGGCCTCGAAAGGCGCCCTTACACGACGAGGGAGTACTTTTATCTCCTCGGCAGGGACCTGGCGAAAAGAAGGAAGACCGACGGGATACTGACGGCCGCCTTTGAGGCGGGTGTGCATGTGTACTGCCCCGCTATAGCGGATTCATCCATAGGCATAGCCGTGGCCCTGGCCGACGGACGGGACTACCCTCTCTTCGACGTTATAGGGGACGTAAAGGAGACGGCCGAGCTCGCCTCACGGGCGAGGACCTCGGGCGTTATATTCTTCGGCGGCGGCACGCCCAAGAACTTCATACAGCAGGCCGAGGTAACGGCCAACATGATGGGTAAGCCCGCCCCGGGCCACAAGTACGCCATACAGGTAACGGCCGATTCACCTCACTGGGGGGGCCTTAGCGGGTGCACCTTCGAGGAGGCGCAGTCCTGGGGGAAGATAGCGAAGAAGTCAAGGCGGGTGAGCGTTGCCTGCGATACGACCATCGCCCTGCCCATAATAGCCACGGCGCTTGCGCAGAGGATGAGGGGTTTTAAAAGGGTTCTTCCGAAGATGGACCTCAAGAACTCTTACAGGATAAAAAAGAGGATATGGGATTAG